The Pseudomonadota bacterium genome contains the following window.
GACGGCGGGCTACCACCAGTTTCACGCGGTGAACACCGCCATCGAAGAGACGCTCCGCGCGGCGGTCCCGGCCGGGGATCGCGTCTCCGAAACCCCGGGCCGGTACGAGTCTTGGAACCCAGGGGGAAACCCGGGCGATCGTCGCGTCGGCGTGGTGTGGCATACGCAGGGCTCGGGCAAGAGCCTCACGATGGCGTTCTACACCGGCCGCGTCATGCTCCACCCGGAGATGCAGAACCCCACGGTGGTCGTGCTCACCGACCGCAACGACCTCGACGATCAGCTGTTCGGTACGTTCGCCCGATGCCGCGACCTCCTGCGCTACGACCCGGTCCAGGCCGCGAGCCGCACCGATCTGCGCGAGAAGCTGAAGGTCAGCGGCGGCGGCGTGGTGTTCTCGACGATCCAGAAGTTCATGCCAGACGACAAGGGCGACCGCTACCCCGTGCTCTCGGACCGCCGGAACATCGTCGTGATCGCGGACGAGGCGCACCGCAGCCAGTACGACTTCATCGACGGGCTCGCGCGCAACATGAGGGATGCGCTGCCGAAAGCCTCGTTCATCGGCTTCACCGGCACGCCGATCGAGCACACCGACGCGAACACGCGGGCCGTGTTCGGCGACTACATCAGCGTCTACGACATCCAGCGCGCGGTCGCCGATGGCGCGACCGTGCCGATCTACTACGAGAGCCGCCTCGCCAAGCTGGAGTTGAAGGCGTCCGAGCGGCCGACCATCGATCTGGAGTTCGACGAAGTGACCGAGGGCGAGGAGGTGGACCGCAAGGAGCGGCTTAAGACCCGCTGGGCGCAGCTCGAAGCCGTGGTCGGCGCGGAGAACCGCGTGAAGCTGATTGCCCGCGACCTCGTGGACCATTGGGAGAACCGGCTCTCGTCGATGGACGGCAAGGCGATGATCGTTTGCATGAGCCGCCGGATCTGCGTCGACCTGTACCGCGAGATCGTCGCGTTGCGTCCCGCGTGGCATTCGGACGAGGACGAGAAGGGCACGATCAAGGTCGTGATGACCGGCTCCGCGTCCGATGTTCTGGAGTGGCAAGGCCACATCCGGAACAAGCCGAGGCGCGAGGCGCTCGCCAAGCGGTTCCGCGATACGAGC
Protein-coding sequences here:
- a CDS encoding type I restriction endonuclease subunit R produces the protein MSNRFTESVVEDAALAWFEELGYSVLYGPDLAVGEPAAERSDPNFRDVVLEGRLHDALARLNPELPPEAVEDAFRKLNRTDAPTLIERNRAVHRMLVDGITVEYRRADGSIAGAQVRVLDFDRPENNDWVAVNQFTVSENKHTRRPDVVLFVNGLPLAVIELKNPADENATVWSAFKQLQTYQAQIPALFAFNAALVASDAVEARIGSVGAGKEWFKPWRTITGRDDAGRGLAELEIVLKGVFDKRRFLDLVRYFIVFEDLGGGKLVKKTAGYHQFHAVNTAIEETLRAAVPAGDRVSETPGRYESWNPGGNPGDRRVGVVWHTQGSGKSLTMAFYTGRVMLHPEMQNPTVVVLTDRNDLDDQLFGTFARCRDLLRYDPVQAASRTDLREKLKVSGGGVVFSTIQKFMPDDKGDRYPVLSDRRNIVVIADEAHRSQYDFIDGLARNMRDALPKASFIGFTGTPIEHTDANTRAVFGDYISVYDIQRAVADGATVPIYYESRLAKLELKASERPTIDLEFDEVTEGEEVDRKERLKTRWAQLEAVVGAENRVKLIARDLVDHWENRLSSMDGKAMIVCMSRRICVDLYREIVALRPAWHSDEDEKGTIKVVMTGSASDVLEWQGHIRNKPRREALAKRFRDTS